Proteins encoded together in one Streptomyces sp. TLI_171 window:
- a CDS encoding serine/threonine-protein kinase, with product MLGGLRDMWGRGTVLGGRYALAERLGSGAMGEVWRADDQVLGRQVAVKIVLPALMEDELFAARFRREATVLAAMNHRGVVHIHDYGEDASDPGAAIAYIVMELLAGRPLDKARDRKGFPPDRALDIAAQVLDALHAAHLQGIVHRDIKPSNLMIDQDGRVTVTDFGIARTLADTRITTAHAVIGTALYMAPERAEGKDASAASDLYSVGVVLYELLTGKPPFTGETPLEVVLKHVREPVPELPDAIPGPVRAVVAKALAKQPGDRYPDAAAMAVAARRAMSTPAGLGAVLGLPEPVPASPAAAPAAADAATAPAAARPRDGRRRLVTLVLPLVLVTGGGVTAHQLDLLPWQNRQQPTATANAAGGPSSTAGNTPATTPATGQGATPAPVGAPPATDNPAPPNGNPDPGTAAGTGAVTGTGTGTGTGSGSGSGSGSGSGSGSGGNPATGSGGSAASGGSNSGGGSTPTQPKPTTPKPTAPSNGCGGSGWGRLVNVGTGLAASPGSDALTAGVPVVAGGYPGYGWIKSTDGSGVTTFTACKSGSGISLGGRYAGSPSIAELAGSSSFGDMINWSVADAGSGTFQLLFGYGVQSCLTDTGSGNTLTITTCSPGAKSQLFRFS from the coding sequence ATGCTCGGGGGACTGCGGGACATGTGGGGTCGGGGGACGGTACTCGGGGGCCGCTACGCCCTCGCCGAGCGGCTCGGCAGCGGCGCGATGGGCGAGGTCTGGCGGGCCGACGACCAGGTGCTGGGCCGTCAGGTCGCCGTGAAGATCGTGCTGCCCGCGCTGATGGAGGACGAGCTCTTCGCCGCCCGCTTCCGCCGCGAGGCGACCGTGCTGGCCGCGATGAACCACCGCGGCGTGGTGCACATCCACGACTACGGCGAGGACGCCTCCGACCCGGGCGCCGCCATCGCGTACATCGTGATGGAACTGCTCGCCGGCCGCCCGCTGGACAAGGCCCGCGACCGCAAGGGCTTCCCGCCCGACCGCGCGCTCGACATCGCCGCCCAGGTGCTGGACGCGCTGCACGCCGCCCACCTGCAGGGCATCGTGCACCGCGACATCAAGCCCTCCAACCTGATGATCGATCAGGACGGCCGAGTCACCGTCACCGACTTCGGCATCGCCCGCACCCTCGCCGACACCCGGATCACCACCGCCCACGCGGTCATCGGCACCGCCCTGTACATGGCGCCCGAACGCGCCGAGGGCAAGGACGCCTCGGCCGCCTCCGACCTCTACTCGGTCGGCGTGGTGCTGTACGAACTCCTTACCGGCAAGCCGCCGTTCACCGGCGAGACGCCGCTCGAAGTGGTCCTGAAGCACGTCCGCGAGCCGGTCCCCGAGCTGCCCGACGCGATACCCGGACCGGTCCGCGCGGTGGTCGCCAAGGCCCTCGCCAAGCAGCCCGGCGACCGCTACCCGGACGCCGCGGCGATGGCCGTGGCAGCCCGCCGGGCGATGTCCACCCCCGCCGGACTCGGCGCGGTGCTCGGCCTCCCCGAACCCGTCCCGGCCTCCCCCGCGGCCGCTCCCGCGGCGGCCGACGCCGCCACCGCGCCGGCCGCGGCCCGCCCGCGCGACGGCCGCCGCCGGCTGGTCACCCTGGTGCTGCCGCTGGTCCTGGTCACCGGCGGCGGCGTGACCGCGCACCAACTCGACCTGCTGCCCTGGCAGAACAGGCAGCAGCCCACCGCCACCGCGAACGCCGCCGGCGGCCCGAGCAGCACCGCCGGCAACACCCCCGCGACCACCCCCGCCACCGGCCAGGGCGCCACTCCGGCCCCCGTCGGCGCGCCGCCCGCCACCGACAACCCCGCCCCGCCGAACGGCAACCCCGACCCGGGCACCGCCGCGGGCACGGGCGCGGTCACCGGAACCGGCACCGGCACCGGCACCGGCAGCGGTTCGGGTTCCGGCTCGGGCTCGGGTTCGGGTTCCGGCTCGGGCGGCAACCCGGCCACCGGGAGCGGCGGTTCCGCCGCCTCCGGCGGCAGCAACAGCGGCGGCGGGAGCACCCCGACGCAGCCCAAGCCCACCACCCCGAAGCCCACCGCCCCGTCCAACGGCTGCGGCGGCAGCGGCTGGGGGCGCCTGGTCAACGTCGGCACCGGCCTCGCCGCCAGCCCGGGCTCCGACGCCCTGACCGCGGGCGTCCCCGTCGTCGCGGGCGGCTACCCCGGCTACGGCTGGATCAAGTCCACCGACGGCTCCGGCGTCACCACCTTCACCGCCTGCAAGAGCGGCAGCGGCATCAGCCTCGGCGGCCGCTACGCCGGCAGCCCCAGCATCGCCGAACTCGCCGGCTCCAGCTCCTTCGGCGACATGATCAACTGGTCCGTCGCGGACGCCGGCTCCGGCACCTTCCAACTCCTCTTCGGCTACGGCGTCCAGAGCTGCCTGACCGACACCGGCTCCGGCAACACCCTCACCATCACCACCTGCTCACCGGGCGCCAAGTCCCAGCTCTTCCGCTTCTCCTAG
- a CDS encoding GNAT family N-acetyltransferase, with product MDPISIRVVDGADDMALARGVRHEVFVVEQNVPEELEYDEYDATSLHLLAVGADGAALGTARLISGSEALGKTGGIEGRVLLGRLAVVKAARGTGLGVRLVRAVEELGREHGAREVELHAQVQALGFYERLGYAAEGPVYDDAGIPHRTMTRVL from the coding sequence ATGGACCCGATTTCGATCCGGGTGGTCGACGGCGCGGACGACATGGCGCTGGCCCGCGGCGTCCGGCACGAGGTGTTCGTGGTCGAGCAGAACGTGCCCGAGGAGTTGGAGTACGACGAGTACGACGCGACCTCCCTGCACCTGCTGGCCGTCGGTGCGGACGGCGCCGCGCTGGGCACGGCGCGGCTGATCTCCGGGTCGGAGGCGCTCGGCAAGACCGGCGGGATCGAGGGCCGGGTGCTGCTCGGCCGGCTCGCCGTGGTCAAGGCCGCGCGCGGCACCGGCCTGGGTGTCCGGCTGGTGCGCGCGGTCGAGGAGCTGGGCCGCGAGCACGGCGCCCGCGAGGTCGAACTGCATGCCCAGGTCCAGGCGTTGGGGTTCTACGAGCGCCTCGGCTATGCGGCCGAGGGCCCGGTCTACGACGACGCGGGGATTCCGCACCGCACGATGACGCGGGTGCTGTAG
- a CDS encoding mechanosensitive ion channel family protein, whose amino-acid sequence MFWPLVSLLVAILATLLVGWVVDQVLQRIAAAHPDAPVWELLRRCRIPLQLVLLSALLLAARPARRIFRTDDADLRHGVLLLLIASLGWLTVRVLAAALEAVFSRYQTVTEDASRIQRVRTQLGLVRRGGSAVVAVVTVGALLLTFDAMRTVGASLLASAGIIGIVAGVAAQSALGNFFAGLQIAFSDTVRIGDTVVLEGQQGTVEEITLSYLVLRLWDYRRLVVPVSYFVSKPFENWTRRDPGLLAWVLLHLDHRTPVEALRAELKQFLDSTDLWDGQEWSLTVTDTTPSTIVVRAMMTSHDPDTAAGLKLAAREHLIGFLRDRHPEALPRVRTE is encoded by the coding sequence GTGTTCTGGCCGCTCGTCAGCCTGCTGGTCGCGATCCTCGCCACCCTGCTGGTCGGCTGGGTGGTCGACCAGGTCCTGCAGCGGATCGCCGCCGCCCACCCGGACGCCCCGGTGTGGGAGCTGCTGCGGCGCTGCCGGATCCCGCTCCAACTGGTGCTGCTCTCCGCGCTGCTGCTGGCCGCCCGGCCCGCCCGCCGGATCTTCCGCACCGACGACGCCGACCTGCGCCACGGCGTCCTGCTGCTGCTGATCGCCTCGCTCGGCTGGCTGACCGTCCGGGTGCTGGCCGCCGCCCTGGAGGCCGTGTTCAGCCGCTACCAGACCGTCACCGAGGACGCGTCCCGGATCCAACGCGTCCGCACCCAGCTCGGGTTGGTCCGCCGCGGCGGCTCCGCCGTGGTCGCGGTGGTGACCGTCGGCGCGCTGCTGCTCACCTTCGACGCGATGCGCACCGTCGGCGCCAGCCTGCTGGCCTCGGCGGGCATCATCGGCATCGTGGCCGGCGTCGCCGCCCAGTCCGCGCTCGGCAACTTCTTCGCCGGGCTGCAGATCGCCTTCAGCGACACCGTGCGGATCGGCGACACCGTGGTCCTGGAGGGCCAGCAGGGCACCGTCGAGGAGATCACCCTCTCCTACCTGGTGCTGCGCCTGTGGGACTACCGCCGGCTGGTCGTCCCGGTGTCCTACTTCGTCTCCAAGCCGTTCGAGAACTGGACCCGCCGCGACCCCGGCCTGCTCGCCTGGGTGCTGCTCCACCTCGACCACCGCACCCCGGTGGAGGCCCTGCGCGCCGAGCTCAAGCAGTTCCTCGACTCCACCGACCTGTGGGACGGCCAGGAGTGGTCGCTGACCGTCACCGACACCACCCCGTCGACGATCGTGGTCCGGGCCATGATGACCTCGCACGACCCGGACACCGCCGCCGGACTCAAGCTCGCCGCCCGCGAGCACCTGATCGGCTTCCTGAGGGACCGTCACCCGGAGGCCCTCCCCCGGGTCCGCACCGAGTAG
- a CDS encoding RluA family pseudouridine synthase produces MSIAAQTRSLPVPDGLEGERLDAALARMFGFSRTKAAELAAEGKVTLDGAVAGKSDRVTAGSWLEVEIPSPAAPVQIVAEAVEGMRIIHDDDHVVVIDKPVGVAAHPSPGWTGPTVIGGLAAAGYRISTSGAAERQGVVHRLDVGTSGIMVVAKSERAYTDLKRQFHDRVTEKKYNALVQGHPDPLSGTVDAPIGRHPSSDWKWAVTRDGKPSVTHYDLIEAYRAASLLDIKLETGRTHQIRVHMSALRHPCVGDLTYGADPTLAKRLGLTRQWLHAVSLGFEHPEDGRWVEFTSSYPEDLQHALDVIAEES; encoded by the coding sequence GTGAGTATCGCAGCGCAGACCCGTAGCCTCCCCGTACCCGACGGCCTGGAGGGCGAGCGGCTGGACGCCGCCCTGGCCCGGATGTTCGGGTTCTCCCGCACCAAGGCCGCCGAGCTCGCCGCCGAGGGCAAGGTGACCCTGGACGGCGCGGTGGCCGGGAAGTCGGACCGGGTCACCGCCGGGTCCTGGCTGGAGGTCGAGATCCCGTCGCCCGCCGCCCCGGTGCAGATCGTCGCCGAGGCCGTCGAGGGCATGCGGATCATCCACGACGACGACCACGTGGTGGTCATCGACAAGCCGGTCGGCGTCGCCGCGCACCCCAGCCCCGGCTGGACCGGCCCCACCGTGATCGGCGGCCTCGCCGCGGCCGGCTACCGGATCTCCACCTCGGGCGCGGCCGAGCGCCAGGGCGTGGTGCACCGCCTGGACGTCGGCACCTCCGGGATCATGGTGGTCGCCAAGTCCGAGCGCGCCTACACCGACCTGAAGCGGCAGTTCCACGACCGGGTCACGGAGAAGAAGTACAACGCGCTGGTCCAGGGCCACCCCGACCCGCTGTCCGGCACCGTGGACGCGCCGATCGGCCGCCACCCCAGCAGCGACTGGAAGTGGGCGGTAACCCGGGACGGCAAGCCGTCCGTCACGCACTACGACCTGATCGAGGCGTACCGCGCCGCCTCACTGCTGGACATCAAGCTGGAGACCGGCCGCACCCACCAGATCCGGGTGCACATGTCCGCGCTGCGGCACCCCTGCGTCGGCGACCTGACGTACGGCGCCGACCCGACGCTGGCCAAGCGGCTCGGCCTCACCCGGCAGTGGCTGCACGCCGTCTCGCTGGGCTTCGAGCACCCCGAGGACGGCCGCTGGGTCGAGTTCACCTCCAGCTACCCCGAGGACCTGCAGCACGCCCTCGACGTGATCGCCGAGGAGAGCTGA
- a CDS encoding TraR/DksA family transcriptional regulator — MSTSTARRKTGTTGHTAATSRTHVPAGSGARGGAESVDPAELPVRPGEDPWTAEEVAELHDELASDLLRLRAEIEASEAAIAGLMRDSNDGAGDDQVDAGTKNINRESELSLANNARDSLAQTERALARLEGTGFGVCESCGQPVGKARLQAFPRATLCVSCKAKQERR; from the coding sequence GTGAGCACCAGCACCGCACGGCGGAAGACCGGCACCACCGGACACACCGCGGCCACCAGCCGCACCCACGTGCCGGCGGGCTCGGGCGCCCGCGGCGGCGCCGAGTCGGTCGACCCGGCCGAGCTGCCGGTCCGTCCCGGCGAGGACCCGTGGACGGCCGAGGAGGTCGCCGAGCTGCACGACGAGCTGGCGTCCGACCTGCTCCGGCTGCGCGCCGAGATCGAGGCCTCCGAGGCCGCCATCGCCGGCCTGATGCGCGACTCCAACGACGGCGCGGGCGACGACCAGGTCGACGCCGGCACCAAGAACATCAACCGGGAGAGCGAGCTCTCGCTGGCCAACAACGCCCGCGACAGCCTCGCCCAGACCGAGCGCGCCCTGGCCCGCCTGGAGGGCACCGGCTTCGGCGTGTGCGAGTCCTGCGGTCAGCCCGTCGGCAAGGCCCGCCTGCAGGCCTTCCCGCGCGCCACGCTCTGCGTCAGCTGCAAGGCCAAGCAGGAACGCCGCTGA
- a CDS encoding FMN-binding glutamate synthase family protein, which translates to MKARTIGTAAAAAVAALAARDLVQKRHALLRNFPVVGHARYLLERIGPELRQYIVTSNEEERPFSRDQRSWIYASAKEENNYFGFGTEVDVAHVQGHAYLKQRTFAGALPDAHDPQAPLPSAKVLGGPRGRAKAFRPGSVVNISAMSFGSLSGAAITALNRGAALAGAMHNTGEGGLSPHHRGGGDLVLQLGTSYFGCRNDDGTFNLDKLKDVVAGAPVRAIEIKLSQGAKPGLGGMLPGAKVTPEIAAIRGIPAGRDCASPSRHSAFGDVDSMLDFVELLAAETGLPVGIKSAVGEMGFWQELSALMARGDRGVDFVTVDGGEGGTGAAPRIFVDSVSLPFRMGFTRVYGAFAEQGLTDRLTFIGSGKLGLPENAAVAFALGADMVNVAREAMLSIGCIQAQKCHTDKCPTGIATQNPWLARGLDPESKATRAAVYLRTLRKELMKVSSALGVAHPSLITPDDIEVLNGDYEARTLAGVYGYKEGWGRLGPELAAEITALLTA; encoded by the coding sequence ATGAAGGCCCGCACGATCGGCACCGCCGCAGCGGCCGCGGTGGCCGCGCTCGCGGCCCGCGACCTGGTCCAGAAGCGGCACGCGCTGCTGCGGAACTTCCCGGTGGTCGGCCACGCCCGGTACCTGCTGGAGCGGATCGGGCCGGAGCTGCGGCAGTACATCGTGACCTCCAACGAGGAGGAGCGCCCGTTCAGCCGCGACCAGCGCAGCTGGATCTACGCCTCCGCGAAGGAGGAGAACAACTACTTCGGCTTCGGCACCGAGGTCGACGTCGCGCACGTCCAGGGGCACGCGTACCTGAAGCAGCGGACCTTCGCCGGCGCGCTGCCCGACGCCCACGACCCGCAGGCGCCGCTGCCCTCGGCCAAGGTGCTGGGCGGTCCGCGCGGGCGGGCGAAGGCGTTCCGGCCCGGCAGCGTGGTGAACATCTCCGCGATGAGCTTCGGCTCGCTGTCCGGCGCGGCGATCACCGCCCTCAACCGGGGCGCGGCGCTGGCGGGCGCGATGCACAACACCGGCGAGGGTGGCCTGTCCCCGCACCACCGCGGCGGCGGCGACCTGGTCCTGCAGCTGGGCACCTCCTACTTCGGCTGCCGCAACGACGACGGCACCTTCAACCTCGACAAGCTGAAGGACGTGGTCGCGGGCGCCCCGGTGCGGGCGATCGAGATCAAGCTGTCGCAGGGCGCCAAGCCGGGCCTCGGCGGAATGCTGCCGGGCGCGAAGGTCACCCCGGAGATCGCCGCGATCCGCGGCATCCCGGCGGGCCGGGACTGCGCCTCCCCGTCCCGGCACAGCGCCTTCGGCGACGTCGACTCGATGCTGGACTTCGTCGAGCTGCTCGCCGCCGAGACCGGCCTGCCGGTCGGGATCAAGAGCGCCGTCGGCGAGATGGGCTTCTGGCAGGAGCTGTCCGCCCTGATGGCGCGCGGCGACCGCGGCGTGGACTTCGTGACCGTCGACGGCGGCGAGGGCGGCACCGGCGCGGCGCCGCGGATCTTCGTCGACTCGGTGTCGCTGCCGTTCCGGATGGGCTTCACCCGGGTCTACGGCGCGTTCGCCGAGCAGGGGCTGACCGACCGGCTGACCTTCATCGGCTCCGGCAAGCTCGGCCTGCCGGAGAACGCGGCGGTCGCCTTCGCGCTGGGCGCCGACATGGTCAACGTGGCCCGGGAGGCGATGCTGTCGATCGGCTGCATCCAGGCCCAGAAGTGCCACACCGACAAGTGCCCGACCGGCATCGCCACCCAGAACCCCTGGCTGGCCCGCGGCCTCGACCCGGAGTCCAAGGCCACCCGGGCCGCGGTCTACCTGCGCACCCTGCGCAAGGAGCTGATGAAGGTGTCCTCGGCGCTCGGCGTCGCCCACCCGTCGCTGATCACGCCGGACGACATCGAGGTGCTGAACGGCGACTACGAGGCCCGCACGCTGGCCGGCGTGTACGGCTACAAGGAGGGCTGGGGCCGGCTCGGCCCGGAGCTGGCCGCGGAGATCACGGCGCTGCTGACCGCCTAG
- a CDS encoding ABC transporter permease, producing the protein MSTVIEPRPGTAAPGYRPGRTLPLRVEAMRQLRRRRTLVIGAVLALLPFIVLAAFQIGGTPGRENRTTFIELATASGANFATTLLFMGTGFLLIIPVALFCGDTVASEASWSSLRYLLAAPVPRARLLVRKFTVALAFSAAAVVLLPAIGLVVGTAAYGWGDLKLPTGATLSATEALPRLAIAVLYVFLAEIVVGALAFWLSTATDAPLGAVGGAVFLSIITGVLDAVTALGSLREWLPAHWQYAWADALQPQLEWGGMVQGVVLSLSYSAVLLALSFRGFAAKDVVS; encoded by the coding sequence ATGAGCACCGTGATCGAGCCCCGGCCCGGCACCGCCGCGCCCGGCTACCGCCCGGGAAGGACGCTGCCGCTGCGGGTCGAGGCGATGCGCCAGCTGCGCCGCCGCCGCACCCTGGTGATCGGCGCGGTGCTCGCGCTGCTGCCGTTCATCGTGCTGGCCGCCTTCCAGATCGGCGGCACGCCCGGACGGGAGAACCGCACCACCTTCATCGAGCTGGCCACCGCCTCCGGCGCGAACTTCGCCACCACCCTGCTGTTCATGGGCACCGGCTTCCTGCTGATCATCCCGGTGGCGCTGTTCTGCGGCGACACCGTCGCCTCCGAGGCCAGCTGGTCCTCGCTGCGCTACCTGCTGGCCGCGCCCGTCCCCCGGGCCCGGCTGCTGGTCCGCAAGTTCACCGTGGCGCTGGCGTTCTCGGCCGCGGCGGTGGTGCTGCTGCCCGCCATCGGGCTGGTGGTCGGCACCGCGGCCTACGGCTGGGGCGACCTGAAGCTGCCGACCGGGGCGACGCTGTCCGCCACCGAGGCGCTGCCGCGGCTGGCGATCGCCGTGCTGTACGTCTTCCTCGCCGAGATCGTGGTCGGCGCGCTGGCGTTCTGGCTCTCCACCGCCACCGACGCCCCGCTCGGCGCGGTCGGCGGCGCGGTCTTCCTCTCGATCATCACCGGGGTGCTGGACGCCGTCACCGCGCTCGGCTCGCTGCGCGAGTGGCTGCCCGCGCACTGGCAGTACGCCTGGGCCGACGCGCTGCAACCCCAGCTGGAGTGGGGCGGCATGGTGCAGGGCGTGGTGCTATCGCTGTCCTACTCCGCGGTGCTCCTCGCGCTCTCCTTCCGCGGGTTCGCGGCGAAGGACGTGGTGTCCTGA
- the lspA gene encoding signal peptidase II — protein MISTPGSHQTQDDAVPTARPEEAGEQVSAPEERPSAGATAAEGARAVVRRRRISVLLAVALLAYLIDLGSKLLVVAKLEGRANPINVIGDWMTFQVIRNPGAAFGMGQAMTVLFTAIAAGVIVVIWRIARRLYSLPWAIALGLLLGGALGNLTDRLFRAPSVFRGHVVDFISVQHFAVFNLADSAIVCGGILVVLLSFRGSNPDGSTHGATPAKAESGAGAEGEQRDDA, from the coding sequence ATCATCAGCACGCCAGGTTCCCACCAGACCCAGGACGACGCCGTCCCCACCGCCCGGCCCGAAGAGGCGGGTGAGCAGGTGAGCGCGCCCGAGGAACGGCCGTCCGCCGGGGCCACCGCCGCCGAGGGCGCGCGGGCCGTGGTCCGCCGCCGCCGGATCAGCGTGCTGCTGGCCGTCGCGCTGCTCGCCTACCTGATCGACCTCGGCTCCAAGCTGCTGGTGGTCGCCAAGCTGGAGGGCCGGGCCAACCCGATCAACGTGATCGGCGACTGGATGACCTTCCAGGTGATCCGCAACCCCGGCGCCGCGTTCGGCATGGGCCAGGCGATGACCGTGCTGTTCACCGCGATCGCCGCCGGCGTCATCGTGGTGATCTGGCGGATCGCCCGCCGGCTGTACAGCCTGCCCTGGGCGATCGCCCTCGGCCTGCTGCTCGGCGGCGCGCTCGGCAACCTCACCGACCGGCTGTTCCGCGCCCCGTCGGTGTTCCGCGGCCACGTGGTGGACTTCATCTCGGTCCAGCACTTCGCGGTCTTCAACCTCGCCGACTCGGCGATCGTCTGCGGCGGCATCCTGGTCGTCCTGCTGTCCTTCCGCGGCTCCAACCCGGACGGCAGCACGCACGGCGCGACCCCCGCCAAGGCGGAGTCCGGGGCGGGGGCCGAGGGCGAGCAGCGGGACGACGCCTAG
- a CDS encoding alpha/beta fold hydrolase, with protein sequence MGFGGAWRGWLTRRRAVLAGGAVAVLLVGGGAFAVAGEPAQVHREDRFLELPEAAGSSGSVRIDTSFFTSGGSQRRPAVLLAHGFGGSKEELRSRAEELARDGYAVLTWSARGFGKSSGQIGLDQPEREVADVSGLVDWLAQRPEVQLDAAGDPRVGVTGASYGGAVSLLAAGYDSRIDAIAPQITWWNLADALFPQAAQGSSAADGVFKKLWAGIFFTTGSAAGFGEPAAQDPGPVGCGRFRDELCAMYNRVAAAGRPDADAVKLLERSSPSSVAEKIKVPTLVVQGQQDSLFPLDQGDRIARAVAANGAPVAVDWFGAGHDGGQETSTRADQRVTSWFDHYLKGADTDTGPAFRVTRTGGVDSTGFQAVLRGADADAYPGLGGTAQQSVQLTGREQQLANPPGGSPPNISTLPGIGALAQLSSVGAGLSIDFPGQFASFDSAPLGRPLHLTGAPTVPVQVRADTPEAVLFAKLYDVAPDGKQSLPQQLVAPLRVTGADAAGGRAVQVTLPAVDHEFPAGHRLRLVLASTDLAYASPSQAATYTVSAAGPLAVPTVDRLRTEAAPLPQRTWVLPLVAVGAAALLVFARRRRAAAPAPDPALAGVPLQITGLSKKYKGSTDRYAVRDLSFRVEAGQVLGLLGPNGAGKTTTLRMLMGLIRPDEGEIRVFGHAIRPGAPVLSRVGAFVEGAGFLPHLSGRANLESYWAATGRPVQDAHFAEALEIAGLGEALDRAVRTYSQGMRQRLAIAQAMLGLPDLLILDEPTNGLDPPQIREMREVMVRYAAAGRTVIVSSHLLAEVEQSCTHLVVMERGRLVVAGPTAEITGAGEQLLVSVDPGFEGADAVAEKLAALDGVDSAQAVDGGLLVRLDGLPASRLTAELVRLGVPVAGVGPQRRLEDAFLSLIQGAA encoded by the coding sequence ATGGGCTTCGGTGGGGCGTGGCGCGGGTGGTTGACGCGGCGTAGGGCGGTGCTGGCCGGCGGTGCGGTGGCCGTCCTGCTGGTCGGTGGTGGCGCGTTCGCGGTCGCGGGGGAGCCCGCGCAGGTGCACCGGGAGGACCGGTTCCTGGAGCTGCCGGAGGCCGCCGGGAGCAGCGGGAGCGTCCGGATCGACACCTCCTTCTTCACCTCCGGCGGGTCGCAGCGTCGTCCCGCGGTGCTGCTGGCGCACGGGTTCGGCGGCTCGAAGGAGGAGCTGCGGTCGCGCGCCGAGGAGTTGGCGCGGGACGGCTACGCGGTGCTCACCTGGTCGGCGCGCGGGTTCGGGAAGTCGTCCGGGCAGATCGGGCTGGACCAGCCCGAGCGCGAGGTCGCCGACGTCTCCGGGCTGGTGGACTGGCTGGCGCAGCGCCCCGAGGTGCAGTTGGACGCGGCGGGCGACCCGCGGGTGGGCGTCACCGGCGCGTCGTACGGCGGGGCGGTCTCGCTGCTGGCCGCCGGGTACGACAGCCGGATCGACGCCATCGCACCGCAGATCACCTGGTGGAACCTGGCGGACGCGCTGTTCCCGCAGGCGGCGCAGGGGAGTTCGGCCGCCGACGGGGTGTTCAAGAAGCTGTGGGCGGGGATCTTCTTCACCACCGGCTCGGCCGCCGGGTTCGGCGAGCCCGCGGCGCAGGACCCGGGCCCGGTCGGGTGCGGCCGGTTCCGGGACGAGCTGTGCGCGATGTACAACCGGGTCGCGGCGGCCGGACGCCCCGACGCGGACGCGGTGAAGCTGCTCGAGCGGTCGAGTCCGTCCTCGGTGGCGGAGAAGATCAAGGTGCCGACGCTGGTGGTCCAGGGCCAGCAGGACTCGCTGTTCCCGCTCGATCAGGGCGACCGGATCGCCAGGGCGGTGGCCGCCAACGGCGCCCCGGTGGCGGTGGACTGGTTCGGCGCGGGCCACGACGGCGGGCAGGAGACCAGCACCCGCGCGGACCAGCGGGTGACGTCCTGGTTCGACCACTACCTGAAGGGCGCGGACACCGACACCGGCCCCGCGTTCCGGGTGACCCGGACCGGCGGCGTCGACTCGACGGGCTTCCAGGCCGTGCTGCGCGGCGCGGACGCCGACGCGTACCCGGGTCTCGGCGGAACGGCGCAGCAGAGCGTGCAGCTGACGGGCCGTGAGCAGCAGCTGGCCAACCCGCCGGGCGGCTCGCCGCCGAACATCTCGACGCTGCCTGGCATCGGCGCGCTGGCCCAGCTGTCCTCGGTGGGCGCGGGCCTGTCGATCGACTTCCCCGGCCAGTTCGCGTCCTTCGACTCCGCGCCGCTGGGCAGGCCGCTGCACCTGACGGGTGCTCCGACGGTCCCGGTCCAGGTGCGGGCGGACACCCCGGAGGCGGTGCTGTTCGCCAAGCTGTACGACGTCGCGCCGGACGGCAAGCAGTCGCTTCCGCAGCAGCTCGTCGCCCCGCTGCGGGTGACCGGCGCGGACGCGGCGGGCGGGCGCGCCGTGCAGGTCACGCTGCCCGCGGTGGACCACGAGTTCCCGGCCGGGCACCGGCTGCGGCTGGTGCTGGCCAGCACCGACCTGGCGTACGCCTCGCCCTCGCAGGCCGCCACCTACACCGTCTCGGCGGCCGGTCCGCTGGCCGTGCCGACGGTGGACCGGCTGCGCACCGAGGCGGCGCCGCTGCCGCAGCGCACCTGGGTGCTGCCGCTGGTCGCGGTCGGCGCCGCCGCGCTGCTGGTGTTCGCCCGGCGGCGGCGCGCCGCGGCGCCCGCGCCGGACCCGGCGCTGGCCGGGGTGCCGCTGCAGATCACCGGGCTGTCGAAGAAGTACAAGGGCTCCACCGACCGGTACGCGGTGCGCGACCTGTCGTTCCGGGTGGAGGCCGGGCAGGTGCTCGGCCTGCTCGGGCCGAACGGCGCGGGCAAGACCACCACGCTGCGGATGCTGATGGGACTGATCCGCCCCGACGAGGGCGAGATCCGGGTGTTCGGCCACGCGATCCGCCCCGGCGCGCCGGTGCTGTCCCGGGTCGGCGCGTTCGTCGAGGGCGCGGGCTTCCTCCCGCACCTGAGCGGCCGGGCCAACCTGGAGTCGTACTGGGCGGCCACCGGACGGCCCGTCCAGGACGCGCACTTCGCCGAGGCGCTGGAGATCGCCGGCCTCGGCGAGGCACTGGATCGTGCGGTGCGCACCTACTCGCAGGGCATGCGGCAGCGGCTGGCGATCGCCCAGGCCATGCTCGGCCTGCCCGACCTGCTGATCCTCGACGAACCGACCAACGGCCTGGACCCGCCGCAGATCCGCGAGATGCGGGAGGTGATGGTCCGTTACGCCGCCGCCGGGCGCACCGTCATCGTCTCCAGCCACCTGCTCGCCGAGGTCGAGCAGTCCTGCACCCACCTGGTGGTGATGGAACGCGGCCGCCTGGTGGTCGCCGGTCCGACGGCGGAGATCACCGGCGCGGGCGAGCAGCTGCTGGTCAGCGTCGACCCGGGCTTCGAGGGCGCCGACGCGGTCGCCGAGAAGCTGGCCGCGCTCGACGGCGTCGACTCGGCGCAGGCCGTGGACGGCGGGCTGCTGGTCCGCCTGGACGGCCTGCCCGCGAGCCGGCTGACCGCCGAACTGGTGCGCCTCGGCGTGCCGGTGGCCGGGGTCGGCCCGCAGCGCCGGCTGGAGGACGCCTTCCTGTCCCTGATCCAAGGAGCGGCATGA